A single region of the Anaerolineales bacterium genome encodes:
- a CDS encoding GAF domain-containing protein, with translation MQSLLTDVFTILFVPRFRYSGGIAQLRARITLIFTVLLSSAGLIAIIGVAVGAAQVQTIETIIALITVGVLLNIVLIALIHSGQAFLACLAQFAFMNVFALTLFGTYGIDYGSLLPAAVIILYAGVLGTAWSPALMTVIYGGVTIIAHLLQVRGIIVSPTVTVHADQHTLRLVSSVGLLSVMGILSTLFAYELRRGFSAGGRTLTQLRAIAEVAKNTAEATTLGDLLQRTVDYIRDRFGFFHVQVFLLDNERRYANLAASTGDLGEQLMQRGYRLAMGSQSMVGRALISGEPIITGSYEDDSLGRSNELLREMRSELVLPLIVGEAVIGALDIQSARANAFSNDEVNTLKVLATQVALIVYNGKQLEEARLQLNETRRLLLETEVSLRDTQRLNQRLTGEAWEGYLKLRNAAIIGYTLSDTRLTRDTSWTPGLEQAAGKRRPVLTPLTTESGQQRQLIAVPIELRGRTIGAIEVEMDGTIRQAEMLDVLQSVSQRLALSVDNARLFEQAQELAQRELEVNAISSRLQGIGDIDELAKITLQELGRALGAAHAVIRLGAPGAIANGSTEALPIPPSTSTEGEI, from the coding sequence CCAGTGCGGGGTTAATCGCTATCATCGGCGTTGCCGTTGGTGCAGCACAGGTGCAAACCATTGAGACGATCATCGCCCTCATTACGGTGGGCGTTTTGCTCAATATTGTTCTGATTGCCCTCATTCATAGTGGGCAAGCATTCCTCGCCTGCCTCGCTCAATTCGCCTTTATGAATGTTTTTGCTTTAACGCTCTTCGGTACATATGGCATTGATTACGGATCGCTGCTCCCTGCCGCTGTGATCATCCTCTATGCGGGCGTGCTTGGCACGGCATGGTCGCCGGCGCTGATGACCGTCATCTATGGTGGTGTCACCATCATTGCCCATCTCTTGCAAGTACGTGGCATCATCGTCTCACCTACCGTCACCGTTCACGCCGATCAACACACCTTACGGCTGGTCAGTTCTGTCGGCTTACTCAGTGTGATGGGTATCCTCAGCACCTTATTCGCCTATGAACTACGGCGTGGTTTTAGCGCTGGCGGGCGAACGCTCACCCAACTGCGTGCTATTGCCGAGGTTGCGAAAAACACCGCCGAGGCAACGACCCTCGGTGATCTCCTCCAACGAACAGTAGATTACATTCGGGATCGCTTTGGCTTTTTCCATGTCCAGGTGTTCCTTCTGGATAACGAGCGCCGCTATGCCAACCTTGCTGCCAGTACGGGCGATCTTGGCGAACAACTCATGCAGCGTGGCTACCGTTTGGCAATGGGTTCACAAAGCATGGTGGGGCGGGCGCTGATCAGCGGTGAGCCGATCATCACGGGCAGTTATGAGGATGATAGTCTCGGACGCAGTAACGAACTCCTGCGCGAAATGCGCTCTGAGTTGGTCTTGCCCCTCATTGTAGGCGAGGCGGTTATTGGGGCATTGGATATTCAAAGCGCCCGCGCCAACGCCTTCAGCAATGACGAAGTGAACACCCTGAAAGTCCTTGCCACACAGGTTGCCCTCATCGTCTATAACGGGAAGCAGTTGGAAGAAGCCCGTCTTCAACTCAACGAAACGCGCCGCCTCCTTTTGGAAACAGAGGTAAGCCTGCGTGATACACAGCGCCTGAACCAGCGCTTGACGGGTGAGGCATGGGAGGGATATCTCAAACTGCGCAATGCCGCTATCATCGGCTACACCCTTTCCGATACCCGCCTCACCCGTGATACCAGCTGGACACCCGGCTTGGAACAAGCGGCGGGGAAACGCCGTCCCGTTTTGACCCCCCTCACCACCGAAAGCGGACAGCAGCGGCAGCTTATCGCCGTTCCCATTGAACTACGCGGGCGCACCATTGGCGCTATCGAAGTAGAAATGGATGGCACCATCCGCCAAGCAGAAATGCTCGATGTCTTGCAATCAGTCTCTCAGCGCCTTGCCCTCAGCGTCGATAACGCACGTCTCTTTGAACAGGCGCAGGAACTTGCCCAACGAGAATTGGAAGTGAACGCCATTTCCAGCCGCTTGCAAGGCATTGGCGATATTGATGAGTTGGCGAAAATCACCCTTCAAGAACTAGGGCGGGCGCTTGGGGCGGCACATGCTGTCATTCGCTTGGGCGCACCGGGGGCAATTGCCAATGGCAGCACCGAGGCACTGCCTATCCCACCAAGTACCTCTACGGAAGGGGAAATTTAA
- a CDS encoding GAF domain-containing protein, translating into MTTTTPPTRLGSRYNLTRFYTNPLDLQQARALRAIIIGLLIFVSLSSSSVLEQDKTDILYFTNVPIALTIIPYLVIILAFFAGMGFTIFSLYRRVLLSAKILFLATTIFYTVANYVLTEPASVSLITLLIAPVAAGVLLERRGVITTTLIMSGLLTIIVILHQVGVLAIEAEITGTSFDAVIFGIPVMLLLVVLAAAFSGGQRVLLQRNISLANELTGLTEIVKMIGAGISQEDLLTYTVEMTRDQFGFYHVQIFLVEEKSGVVILVSGTGARIEGSSLRRRIIPDDPSIINTVIAEGKTRLITLNDPDMQRTEFLPSTRAELLIPLAYKGQVVGVLDIQSIQSDAFSPRDVEALESIALQVAGVVHTNRLTDAFSQILDERSALVDQLRKMRQDNQQLAQEAGGQAWGIYLENRFGRQVGYEFRDGSIIPSPNVALSLPDLTTPRLVHMDNDPVLLVPITSRGQPLGFMEFRGKDKEAWDERSLDLAKAIAQRVALSLDNLRLFERAQLAVTREQIANQIATILQSKNDVDSLVTAATETFQQALGATRASVRLGVFDTLDEGKG; encoded by the coding sequence ATGACTACCACCACCCCTCCCACTCGTTTGGGGTCTCGCTATAACCTGACGCGCTTTTACACCAACCCGCTTGACCTTCAACAGGCACGGGCGCTGCGGGCGATCATCATTGGGCTGCTGATTTTTGTCTCGCTCAGTTCGTCATCTGTTTTGGAGCAAGACAAAACAGATATTCTCTATTTCACAAATGTCCCTATTGCCCTCACGATTATTCCCTATCTGGTCATTATCCTCGCCTTCTTTGCGGGCATGGGCTTCACCATTTTTAGCCTCTACCGCCGCGTGCTGCTCAGCGCAAAAATCCTTTTTTTGGCGACGACTATTTTTTACACAGTGGCGAATTATGTCCTCACCGAACCAGCCTCTGTCAGCTTGATCACGCTTCTCATTGCACCGGTAGCAGCGGGTGTCCTTTTGGAACGGCGCGGCGTGATCACGACAACCTTGATTATGAGCGGCTTGCTCACCATCATTGTGATTCTTCACCAGGTTGGCGTTCTCGCTATTGAGGCGGAGATTACCGGCACGAGTTTTGATGCGGTTATCTTTGGCATTCCGGTCATGCTCTTGCTCGTCGTTTTGGCGGCAGCCTTTTCCGGTGGGCAGCGCGTCCTACTCCAACGCAATATTTCCCTTGCTAACGAGTTGACCGGGCTGACTGAAATCGTCAAGATGATTGGGGCGGGCATCTCTCAAGAGGACTTGCTCACCTACACCGTTGAGATGACCCGCGATCAATTTGGCTTTTACCATGTCCAAATTTTCCTTGTCGAGGAAAAATCAGGCGTCGTTATTCTCGTTAGTGGGACGGGCGCACGTATCGAAGGCAGTTCCTTACGGCGGCGCATCATCCCCGATGATCCGTCGATCATCAATACCGTCATTGCCGAAGGCAAAACACGGCTCATCACCCTGAACGATCCTGACATGCAGCGCACTGAATTCTTACCCTCCACCCGCGCCGAACTCCTGATTCCCCTCGCCTACAAAGGGCAGGTTGTTGGCGTTTTGGATATTCAGAGCATCCAAAGCGATGCCTTTTCTCCCCGTGATGTGGAGGCGCTTGAATCAATTGCCTTGCAGGTTGCTGGCGTCGTCCACACCAACCGCCTTACCGATGCTTTTAGCCAAATCCTTGATGAGCGCTCAGCGTTGGTCGATCAGCTTCGGAAAATGCGCCAAGACAACCAACAACTGGCACAAGAGGCAGGTGGGCAGGCGTGGGGGATTTACCTTGAAAACCGTTTCGGGCGGCAGGTTGGCTATGAATTTAGGGATGGCTCAATCATCCCCTCGCCCAATGTGGCACTCAGCCTTCCCGACCTAACCACACCCCGCCTTGTCCACATGGACAATGATCCCGTGCTGCTTGTCCCCATTACTTCGCGGGGGCAGCCGCTTGGCTTTATGGAATTTCGTGGCAAAGATAAAGAAGCATGGGATGAACGGAGTCTTGATTTGGCGAAGGCGATTGCCCAACGGGTGGCGCTCTCGCTGGATAACCTTCGTCTCTTTGAACGCGCCCAACTCGCCGTCACCCGTGAACAAATCGCCAACCAAATCGCCACTATTTTGCAATCGAAAAATGACGTTGATTCGCTCGTCACCGCCGCTACCGAAACCTTCCAACAAGCGCTCGGTGCCACCCGTGCCAGCGTTCGCTTGGGCGTTTTCGATACGCTTGATGAGGGGAAAGGGTAG
- a CDS encoding GAF domain-containing protein, with the protein MLRIIASLPLRLKIFLGLILASIAVILPASYSANEYRRAVQPISGILTQSLANQRSDLMTTIATSSQLALRTLANDPLLIFSINGFAVAQQSSEFQIKGMFQRILNADPSIRQMRFLNTFGRALVSVPSTSDESDIEFPVINDYLRPSAATSGRLYVGPLRGTDAPELTYAIAVRGQETSLGYLVMRIDPSGSADPLLPSLYSSLRPQILETGTIIFYLLRSDGTVESPFAEIIGSASDAAQRARTLLAGETSSAREYVSPIINRSVTGYIIPLTALNRTLVAEAQLIRLGVEEDTGRFLLTLGVLVIGSLLLLIFVGGFFETLVIQPMKRLLAMSFRAARGERITIPTNAPTDEVGSVMRSIGALTTLARQDITALEARVEERTRDIQATRDIGAILSNIRDVDTILRRVVDLIRERFESIYHAQVFLVDPTRQWAVLRASTGEPGKMLLERGHRLAVGSVSVIGRTTSEAQPTIARDTSRDAVHRMNELLPETRAELALPLRAAEGVIGALDLQSKRVDVFSDQDIVLFQSIADQLTIALTNAQLFQESQTRLIEIEQLNRRLLGEAWRGYANTRQRAVGGGNQIVPKEEAWSDIQRQAVETKTLVERLIGDNMTFAVPVMLRDQVFGAVEWTVPQISYNENTRLLAWELAGRLAVSADNARLLEQSQRFAARERMVSDITNKLVQQANVEAVLQTAIRELGVALRVPQASIRLATTTAVSESAEPETPTASD; encoded by the coding sequence ATGCTTCGTATTATTGCCTCGCTACCACTCCGCCTGAAGATTTTCTTGGGGTTGATTCTTGCCTCAATTGCGGTGATCCTCCCTGCCAGCTATTCGGCAAACGAATACCGCCGTGCCGTCCAGCCAATCTCTGGGATACTCACACAGTCCCTCGCCAACCAACGCTCAGATTTGATGACTACTATTGCCACAAGCTCACAGCTTGCCCTGCGCACGCTTGCCAACGATCCGCTCCTCATCTTTTCCATCAATGGTTTTGCCGTCGCGCAGCAGTCTTCTGAATTCCAAATCAAGGGCATGTTTCAGCGCATTTTGAACGCTGATCCTAGCATTCGGCAAATGCGCTTTCTCAATACCTTTGGGCGGGCGTTGGTGTCTGTTCCTAGCACAAGCGATGAGTCCGATATTGAATTTCCTGTCATTAATGATTATCTCCGCCCCTCGGCAGCAACCTCTGGTCGCCTTTATGTCGGTCCGCTGCGGGGAACAGATGCCCCCGAACTGACCTATGCCATTGCCGTGCGGGGGCAGGAAACCTCTCTGGGCTATCTCGTCATGCGCATTGATCCATCGGGGAGTGCTGACCCACTCTTGCCCAGCCTATATTCCAGCTTGCGCCCGCAAATACTAGAGACGGGGACGATCATTTTCTACCTTCTCCGCTCAGATGGCACAGTAGAATCGCCCTTTGCCGAGATCATCGGCTCGGCGTCGGATGCTGCACAGCGGGCGCGAACGCTGCTTGCCGGCGAGACAAGCAGCGCCCGTGAATATGTCAGCCCCATCATCAACCGTTCGGTGACTGGCTACATCATCCCGCTCACAGCGCTCAACCGAACGCTTGTTGCCGAGGCACAGTTGATCCGCCTCGGCGTTGAAGAAGATACTGGGCGCTTTTTGCTGACGCTTGGGGTGTTGGTCATTGGCAGTTTGCTCCTTCTCATCTTTGTTGGCGGTTTCTTTGAGACGTTGGTTATTCAGCCCATGAAGCGCTTGCTCGCCATGAGCTTTCGGGCAGCGCGTGGCGAACGGATTACCATTCCCACAAATGCTCCCACCGATGAAGTGGGATCGGTCATGCGCTCGATTGGTGCTCTAACAACGCTTGCTCGCCAAGACATTACCGCCCTTGAAGCGCGTGTGGAAGAACGAACTCGTGATATTCAGGCAACCCGTGATATTGGGGCAATCCTCTCCAACATTCGTGATGTGGACACCATTTTACGGCGCGTGGTTGATCTGATTCGAGAGCGCTTTGAAAGCATTTACCACGCCCAAGTCTTTCTGGTTGACCCCACCCGCCAATGGGCGGTGCTGCGTGCCTCAACGGGCGAACCGGGAAAGATGCTCCTCGAACGCGGTCACCGCCTTGCCGTTGGTAGTGTCAGCGTCATTGGACGGACAACCTCCGAGGCACAGCCGACCATTGCCCGTGACACCTCGCGGGACGCCGTTCACCGGATGAACGAACTGCTCCCCGAAACACGGGCAGAGTTGGCGCTCCCTCTTCGTGCTGCCGAAGGGGTGATTGGGGCGCTTGATCTTCAGAGCAAGCGCGTAGACGTGTTTTCCGACCAAGACATTGTGCTGTTCCAGAGCATCGCTGATCAACTCACCATTGCCCTGACGAACGCCCAGTTGTTCCAAGAATCGCAAACGCGCTTGATAGAAATTGAGCAGTTGAACCGCCGTCTGCTTGGCGAGGCATGGCGGGGCTATGCCAACACCCGCCAACGGGCGGTGGGCGGCGGCAATCAGATTGTCCCGAAAGAAGAAGCGTGGTCGGATATTCAACGGCAGGCGGTGGAGACGAAAACACTTGTAGAGCGTCTCATTGGGGATAACATGACCTTTGCCGTGCCTGTCATGCTCCGCGATCAGGTTTTTGGGGCGGTAGAATGGACAGTGCCACAGATCAGCTATAATGAAAACACGCGGCTTTTGGCGTGGGAACTTGCTGGACGTTTGGCAGTGAGCGCCGATAACGCCCGCCTTTTGGAACAATCGCAGCGCTTTGCCGCCCGTGAGCGCATGGTCAGCGATATTACGAACAAGCTCGTCCAGCAGGCGAATGTTGAGGCTGTGTTACAAACAGCAATCCGCGAGTTAGGGGTGGCGCTGCGCGTCCCACAGGCATCCATCCGCTTGGCGACGACGACAGCCGTTTCTGAAAGCGCCGAACCAGAAACGCCCACCGCCAGCGATTAA